A genomic region of Corallococcus soli contains the following coding sequences:
- a CDS encoding TolC family protein, whose product MASPSALLVLFLAAAPQAQPPAPPAGQPPPSTPSAPVPFQPKVEDPMLAPIPPAAEQVKTWDEALALVRQRSTDLRVAEAGIERAQGRWRQSLSLLLPNARASAGLGLDVLHPDTPSAPGGGFVGGGANVNGGTGAKVPSAPLGTLSVSLTQSLVDVGAWRGLSSARASERASVATFKDTQRRLTQGLAQVLVATVAAERAAEINRVGLRQALERQALTQRSFELGAGTQLDVVRVSQDVALARQSLVAGDEQLRQTREALGLSLGTDHGVGVNPDFNLAGLVEQTRRDCSPLDEPGARADLLAAKANVDAARDSRRQASAGYLPTLGVSSTLLGLTTEPGFGRFALWNVSAVLSVPLWEGGLRGGLVRERAGVEEQAAQQLEAARRNVGVEVSRARRGVEVSEALLKTAAESLDLADRTDRLTRRAFEVGRGGSLELVQSGAALRQAQLALVLREFELVQARLDAFLTEARCDW is encoded by the coding sequence ATGGCCTCCCCCAGCGCGCTCCTCGTTCTCTTCCTCGCCGCCGCGCCCCAGGCCCAGCCTCCCGCGCCACCGGCGGGACAGCCCCCGCCGTCCACCCCGTCCGCGCCGGTCCCCTTCCAGCCGAAGGTGGAGGACCCGATGCTGGCCCCCATCCCCCCTGCCGCGGAGCAGGTGAAGACGTGGGACGAGGCCCTCGCGCTGGTGCGCCAGCGCTCCACGGACCTGCGTGTCGCCGAAGCCGGCATCGAGCGGGCCCAGGGCCGGTGGCGCCAGTCGCTGTCGCTGCTCCTGCCCAACGCCCGTGCCTCCGCGGGCTTGGGGTTGGACGTGCTCCACCCGGACACCCCCTCCGCCCCGGGCGGCGGCTTCGTGGGCGGGGGCGCCAACGTGAATGGCGGGACGGGGGCGAAGGTGCCCAGCGCACCCCTGGGCACGCTGTCGGTGTCGCTCACCCAGTCCCTGGTGGATGTGGGTGCGTGGCGGGGTTTGTCCTCCGCGAGGGCGTCGGAGCGGGCCTCGGTGGCCACCTTCAAGGACACGCAGCGCCGGCTCACCCAGGGGCTGGCGCAGGTGCTGGTGGCCACGGTGGCCGCCGAGCGCGCCGCGGAGATCAACCGGGTGGGCCTGCGTCAGGCGCTGGAGCGGCAGGCCCTCACCCAGCGCTCCTTTGAGCTGGGCGCGGGCACGCAGTTGGACGTGGTGCGGGTGAGCCAGGACGTGGCGCTGGCGCGGCAGTCGCTGGTGGCGGGCGACGAACAGCTGCGCCAGACGCGCGAGGCCCTGGGCCTGTCGCTGGGCACCGACCACGGCGTGGGCGTCAACCCGGACTTCAACCTGGCCGGGCTGGTGGAGCAGACGCGCCGGGACTGCTCGCCCCTGGATGAGCCGGGCGCCCGGGCGGATCTGCTCGCCGCGAAGGCGAACGTGGACGCGGCCCGGGACAGCCGGCGCCAGGCGTCCGCGGGCTACCTGCCCACGCTCGGGGTGAGCAGCACCCTGCTGGGCCTCACCACCGAGCCCGGCTTCGGCCGCTTCGCGCTGTGGAACGTGTCCGCGGTGCTGTCCGTCCCCCTGTGGGAGGGCGGGCTGCGCGGGGGGCTGGTGCGGGAGCGCGCGGGCGTGGAGGAGCAGGCCGCGCAGCAGCTGGAGGCCGCACGCCGCAACGTGGGCGTGGAGGTTTCTCGCGCGCGGCGTGGAGTGGAAGTGTCCGAGGCGCTGTTGAAGACGGCGGCCGAGTCCCTCGACCTGGCGGACCGGACCGACCGGCTCACCCGGCGGGCCTTCGAGGTGGGACGCGGTGGCAGTTTGGAGCTGGTCCAGAGCGGAGCCGCCCTCCGTCAGGCCCAGCTCGCGTTGGTTTTGAGGGAATTCGAGCTCGTCCAGGCCCGCCTGGACGCGTTCCTCACGGAGGCCCGGTGCGACTGGTGA
- a CDS encoding MarR family winged helix-turn-helix transcriptional regulator — protein sequence MQLLVLKYIHVLDIHSQALIAERLLIDAPAVSRLVDRLEEDGLVERRAGENRRCVRLEITDAGRTEFDALQRATEWLDDEARACLSPGEFEELSRLLVKLQGGLFQKLGSGAPGSNPCGVSRKDE from the coding sequence ATGCAGCTGCTCGTGCTGAAGTACATCCACGTGCTGGACATCCACAGCCAGGCGCTCATCGCGGAGCGGCTGCTCATCGACGCGCCCGCCGTGAGCCGGCTGGTGGATCGCCTGGAGGAGGATGGGCTGGTGGAGCGCCGCGCGGGGGAGAACCGCCGCTGCGTGCGCCTGGAGATCACCGACGCGGGGCGCACGGAGTTCGACGCCCTCCAGCGCGCGACGGAGTGGCTGGATGACGAGGCCCGCGCGTGCCTGTCGCCCGGGGAGTTCGAGGAGCTGTCGCGCCTGCTGGTGAAGCTCCAGGGCGGCCTGTTCCAGAAGCTCGGCTCCGGGGCCCCGGGGAGCAACCCCTGCGGCGTTTCCCGCAAGGACGAATAG
- a CDS encoding FruA-associating protein, FapA, with the protein MNARTEQAAGYEELSSADFAALEVWDPTQVVITPRMAARLWLQTSLRLTRAQKELHDAIFANDGTDESLDRFASARAELDSAEAWALHVARNIPRHR; encoded by the coding sequence ATGAACGCACGAACCGAGCAGGCCGCTGGATACGAGGAGCTGTCTTCCGCCGACTTCGCCGCCCTGGAGGTGTGGGACCCCACGCAGGTCGTCATCACGCCGCGCATGGCGGCCCGGCTGTGGCTGCAGACGAGCCTGCGGCTGACGCGGGCGCAGAAGGAGCTGCACGACGCCATCTTCGCCAACGACGGCACCGACGAGTCGCTGGATCGCTTCGCCAGCGCCCGCGCGGAGCTGGACTCGGCGGAGGCCTGGGCCCTGCACGTGGCCCGCAACATCCCCCGTCACCGCTAG
- a CDS encoding type IV pilus twitching motility protein PilT: MRGIALDLNTLNKLLTVGVQNGASDIHFRPGDPPIYRVNGVLRPLKMEKLQADHTKQVALHVMNDPLMKAQVDSVQECDSSYSLPGVARFRVNIYRQRGSLACILRIIPDEIPSIDGMGLPQVLKTIAGNERGLVLVTGATGSGKSSTLASMINHINHTESLHILTIEDPIEFIYKNVKSSISQREIGPDTQNFAIALRAALRQDPDVILVGEMRDTETIDIALKASETGHLVLSTVHTTDASRTINRLVSVFPAEEQTMVRMRLADCLKATISQRLLPRATGKGRTVALEIMVQTKTVEQYIRDDRASELKDVIEKGRDMFGMQSFDQHLTQLYRNGDITLETAQSAASNPADFQRALEFD; encoded by the coding sequence GTGCGAGGCATTGCCCTGGATCTGAACACCCTGAACAAGCTGCTCACCGTCGGCGTCCAGAATGGGGCCTCGGACATCCACTTCCGGCCCGGGGACCCCCCCATCTACCGGGTGAACGGGGTGCTGCGGCCGTTGAAGATGGAAAAGCTGCAAGCGGATCACACCAAGCAGGTGGCCCTGCACGTGATGAATGATCCGCTGATGAAGGCGCAGGTGGACAGCGTGCAGGAGTGCGATTCCTCCTACAGCCTCCCGGGGGTGGCGCGCTTCCGGGTGAACATCTACCGGCAGCGGGGCTCGCTCGCCTGCATCCTGCGCATCATCCCGGACGAGATTCCCAGCATCGACGGCATGGGCCTGCCGCAGGTGCTCAAGACGATCGCCGGCAACGAGCGCGGGCTGGTGCTGGTGACGGGGGCGACGGGGTCCGGCAAGAGCTCCACGCTGGCGTCGATGATCAACCACATCAACCACACGGAGAGCCTGCACATCCTCACCATCGAGGACCCCATCGAGTTCATCTACAAGAACGTGAAGTCCTCCATCTCCCAGCGGGAGATTGGCCCGGACACGCAGAACTTCGCCATCGCGCTGCGCGCGGCGCTGCGTCAGGACCCGGACGTCATCCTGGTGGGCGAGATGCGCGACACGGAGACCATCGACATCGCGTTGAAGGCGTCGGAGACGGGCCACCTGGTGCTGTCCACGGTGCACACCACGGACGCGTCGCGCACCATCAACCGGCTGGTGTCGGTGTTCCCGGCGGAGGAGCAGACCATGGTGCGCATGCGCCTGGCGGACTGCCTCAAGGCCACCATCTCCCAGCGCCTGCTGCCGCGCGCCACCGGCAAGGGGCGCACGGTGGCGCTGGAGATCATGGTGCAGACGAAGACGGTGGAGCAGTACATCCGCGACGACCGCGCCAGCGAGCTGAAGGACGTCATCGAGAAGGGCCGCGACATGTTCGGCATGCAGTCCTTCGATCAGCACCTCACGCAGCTGTACCGCAACGGGGACATCACGCTGGAGACGGCGCAGAGCGCGGCCTCCAACCCGGCGGACTTCCAGCGCGCGCTCGAATTCGACTGA
- a CDS encoding SDR family NAD(P)-dependent oxidoreductase, which yields MTTASLQNKNVLITGANRGIGLAMAHAYAKAGARVLMMSRKMATLAQAAEAVRAAGGQTWHHELDLTDDASVRTAVEAAHAAHGPIDVLVNNAGLYFQQPFLEQDPAQGRMEMEVNYFGALRMVRAVLPRMLERKDGIIVNVSSVLGHVAYPTEANYSATKAALSIFSHALRGEVEPQGVRVVLFVPGHTSTERALELKLTHVPLQTPEEVADEAVHATLETPAMHVSGSGNRTFVFLSGLFPGWARNYMRKVAEDSFAPSASPASGEG from the coding sequence ATGACCACTGCCTCCCTGCAGAACAAGAACGTGCTCATCACCGGCGCCAACCGCGGCATCGGTCTGGCCATGGCCCACGCGTACGCGAAGGCCGGGGCCCGCGTCCTGATGATGAGCCGCAAGATGGCGACCCTGGCCCAGGCCGCGGAGGCCGTGCGCGCCGCCGGTGGCCAGACCTGGCACCACGAGCTGGATCTCACCGACGACGCGTCAGTGCGCACCGCCGTGGAGGCGGCCCACGCGGCGCACGGCCCCATCGACGTGCTCGTCAACAACGCGGGCCTCTACTTCCAGCAGCCCTTCCTGGAGCAGGACCCGGCCCAGGGGCGCATGGAGATGGAGGTCAACTACTTCGGCGCGCTGCGCATGGTGCGCGCGGTGCTGCCCCGGATGCTGGAGCGCAAGGACGGCATCATCGTCAACGTCAGCTCCGTGCTGGGCCACGTGGCCTACCCCACGGAGGCCAACTACAGCGCCACGAAGGCCGCGCTGAGCATCTTCTCCCACGCGCTGCGCGGCGAGGTGGAGCCGCAGGGCGTGCGCGTGGTGCTCTTCGTCCCCGGCCACACCAGCACCGAGCGCGCCCTGGAGCTCAAGCTCACCCACGTGCCGCTGCAGACCCCGGAGGAGGTGGCCGACGAGGCGGTGCACGCCACGCTGGAAACCCCCGCCATGCACGTCTCCGGCTCCGGCAATCGCACCTTCGTGTTCCTGTCCGGCCTGTTCCCCGGCTGGGCGCGCAACTACATGCGCAAGGTGGCCGAAGACTCCTTCGCCCCCAGCGCCTCCCCGGCGTCCGGGGAGGGCTGA
- a CDS encoding fumarate hydratase yields MSDFQFQDMLPLGKDETPYRLLTKEHVSVLEAGGRSFLQVEPEALTLLTREAMRDISHLLRPGHLQQLANILQDPEASNNDRFVALELLKNANIAAGGVLPSCQDTGTAIVMGKKGQYVLTQGGDEAAISRGVFDTYLTSNLRYSQMAPLDMYREVNTGNNLPAQIELYATDGDAYKFLFMAKGGGSANKSYLFQETKAVLNPQSLLAFLETKIRALGTAACPPYHLAIVVGGTSAEFALKTAKYASARYLDSLPTEGNALGRGFRDVGLEQEVLKLTQRTGIGAQFGGKYFCHDVRVIRLPRHGASCPVAIAVSCSADRQALGKITRDGVFLEALEMDPAKYLPEAKDTDLSDDVVKLDLNRPMSDLRAELSRYPIKTRLSLSGSLVVARDIAHAKLKERLDRGEGMPQYMKDHMVYYAGPAKTPEGYASGSFGPTTAGRMDAYVDQFQAEGGSFVMLAKGNRSPAVTEACKKHGGFYLGSIGGPAARLAKDCITKVEVLEYEELGMEAVWKIDVVDFPAFIVVDDKGNDFFAHINKPSAKKA; encoded by the coding sequence ATGAGTGACTTCCAGTTCCAGGACATGCTGCCGCTCGGCAAGGACGAGACGCCCTACCGGCTGCTCACGAAGGAGCACGTCTCCGTGCTGGAAGCCGGCGGACGGTCCTTCCTCCAGGTGGAGCCGGAGGCGCTCACGCTGCTCACGCGCGAGGCCATGCGGGACATCTCGCACCTGCTGCGCCCCGGGCACCTGCAGCAGCTGGCGAACATCCTCCAGGACCCGGAGGCGTCGAACAACGACCGGTTCGTGGCGCTGGAGCTGCTCAAGAACGCGAACATCGCCGCGGGCGGCGTGCTGCCTTCGTGCCAGGACACCGGCACCGCCATCGTGATGGGCAAGAAGGGCCAGTACGTCCTCACGCAGGGCGGCGACGAGGCGGCCATCTCCCGGGGCGTGTTCGACACGTACCTCACGTCCAACCTGCGCTACTCGCAGATGGCGCCGCTGGACATGTACCGGGAGGTCAACACGGGCAACAACCTGCCCGCGCAGATCGAGCTCTACGCCACCGACGGGGACGCCTACAAATTCCTCTTCATGGCCAAGGGCGGCGGCTCCGCGAACAAGAGCTATCTGTTCCAGGAGACCAAGGCGGTCCTCAACCCGCAGAGCCTGCTGGCGTTCCTGGAGACGAAGATCCGCGCGCTGGGCACCGCCGCGTGCCCGCCGTACCACCTGGCCATCGTGGTGGGCGGCACGTCCGCGGAGTTCGCGCTGAAGACGGCGAAGTACGCCTCCGCGCGCTACCTGGACTCGCTGCCCACCGAAGGCAACGCCCTGGGCCGGGGCTTCCGCGACGTGGGGCTGGAGCAGGAGGTGCTGAAGCTCACCCAGCGCACCGGCATTGGCGCGCAGTTCGGCGGCAAGTACTTCTGCCACGACGTGCGCGTCATCCGCCTGCCGCGCCACGGCGCCTCCTGCCCGGTGGCCATCGCCGTCTCCTGCTCCGCGGACCGGCAGGCCCTGGGCAAGATTACGCGCGACGGCGTCTTCCTGGAGGCCCTGGAGATGGACCCGGCGAAGTACCTGCCGGAGGCGAAGGACACGGACCTGTCCGACGACGTGGTGAAGCTGGACCTGAACCGCCCCATGAGCGACCTGCGCGCGGAGCTGTCGCGCTACCCCATCAAGACGCGCCTGTCGCTGTCGGGCTCGCTGGTGGTGGCGCGCGACATCGCGCACGCCAAGCTCAAGGAGCGGTTGGATCGGGGCGAGGGCATGCCCCAGTACATGAAGGACCACATGGTCTACTACGCGGGCCCGGCGAAGACGCCGGAGGGCTACGCGTCCGGCTCCTTCGGCCCCACCACCGCGGGCCGCATGGACGCGTACGTGGACCAGTTCCAGGCGGAGGGCGGCAGCTTCGTGATGCTCGCCAAGGGCAACCGCTCCCCGGCCGTCACCGAGGCCTGCAAGAAGCACGGCGGCTTCTACCTGGGCTCCATCGGCGGCCCGGCGGCCCGGCTCGCCAAGGACTGCATCACCAAGGTGGAGGTGCTGGAGTACGAGGAGCTGGGAATGGAGGCCGTGTGGAAGATCGACGTGGTCGACTTCCCCGCCTTCATCGTCGTGGACGACAAGGGCAACGACTTCTTCGCGCACATCAACAAGCCCTCCGCGAAGAAGGCCTGA
- a CDS encoding class I SAM-dependent methyltransferase, with the protein MSTTGTLLYLLLWAVLLVGALSIVVSTLRTGAPPMPSSPRVRRALLAMLPDPLQGTVLDLGAGWGDVAFLLADHRPQARVVAYELSWLPYAFSRLRQRLFPRANLTLHRADFFRASFRDATCVVCYLSPGIMARLEPRFAAELPEGAHILSHTFGLRGWTPVRSVRLDDLYRTPVYLYVVPPREEAR; encoded by the coding sequence GTGAGCACGACGGGCACCCTCCTCTACCTGCTGCTCTGGGCGGTGCTCCTCGTGGGGGCGCTGTCCATCGTCGTGTCCACGCTGCGCACCGGCGCGCCCCCCATGCCCAGCTCGCCCCGGGTGCGGCGGGCCCTGCTCGCGATGCTCCCGGACCCCCTTCAGGGCACCGTGCTGGACCTGGGCGCGGGCTGGGGGGACGTGGCCTTCCTGCTGGCCGACCACCGTCCCCAGGCCCGCGTCGTCGCCTACGAGCTGTCCTGGCTGCCCTACGCCTTCTCCCGGCTGCGCCAGCGCCTCTTCCCCCGCGCGAACCTCACCCTGCACCGCGCGGACTTCTTCCGTGCGTCCTTCCGGGACGCAACCTGCGTCGTCTGCTACCTGTCCCCGGGCATCATGGCGCGCCTGGAGCCCCGCTTCGCCGCCGAGCTGCCCGAGGGCGCCCACATCCTCAGCCACACCTTCGGGCTCCGGGGGTGGACGCCCGTGCGCTCCGTGCGCCTGGACGACCTGTACCGCACCCCGGTGTACCTCTACGTGGTGCCACCCCGGGAAGAGGCCCGGTAG
- a CDS encoding MFS transporter has protein sequence MANALGTSVFRHRDFRLYQVARLCAVLAAQIESVAIGWQVYELTGSALALGYTGLAQFVPFLAFSLLGGQVADRYDRRRILAICQAVMLVCSLLLLSFTLGHVTDVRFVYGVLVLFGTARAFYAPAGSALTPYLVPPEELTRAVAVNSTTWQVATIAGPAVGGLLYGWLGGKGVYIASASLCALTVVWILSLKVRTGSASREPISLATLVAGLRFVRQKRLLLGSLTLDLFAVLLGGAVALLPIYARDVLHTGPWGLGLLRSAPAAGAAVVAVLLAFRPLGGRAGWKMFGAVAVFGAATLVFGLSTSLPLSLVALAIAGAADMVSVVVRHTLELVSTPDDMRGRVGAVNTMCIGASNELGEFRAGSFAEGLGAVNAVVIGAVGTLVVVGLWAWLFPELRNVDRLESAAWRPPPEPADSAPSTDERRVGALLPGGQRPGPPL, from the coding sequence ATGGCCAACGCCCTCGGCACGTCCGTCTTCCGTCACCGCGACTTCCGGCTGTATCAGGTCGCCCGTCTGTGCGCGGTGCTCGCGGCGCAGATTGAATCGGTGGCCATCGGCTGGCAGGTGTATGAGCTGACCGGCAGCGCGCTCGCGCTGGGCTACACGGGCCTGGCGCAGTTCGTCCCCTTCCTCGCCTTCAGCCTGCTGGGCGGACAGGTGGCGGACCGCTACGACCGCCGCCGCATCCTGGCCATCTGCCAGGCCGTCATGCTGGTGTGCAGCCTGCTGCTGCTGTCCTTCACGCTGGGCCACGTCACCGACGTGCGGTTCGTCTACGGGGTGCTGGTGCTGTTCGGAACGGCGCGCGCCTTCTACGCGCCCGCGGGCTCCGCGCTCACGCCGTACCTGGTGCCCCCGGAAGAGCTGACGCGCGCGGTGGCGGTGAACTCCACCACCTGGCAGGTGGCCACCATCGCGGGCCCCGCCGTGGGCGGCCTGCTGTACGGGTGGCTGGGCGGCAAGGGCGTCTACATCGCGTCCGCGTCGCTGTGCGCGCTCACGGTGGTGTGGATCCTCTCGCTCAAGGTCCGCACGGGCAGCGCGTCGCGCGAGCCCATCTCCCTGGCCACGCTCGTCGCGGGCCTCCGGTTCGTGCGCCAGAAGCGCCTGCTGCTGGGCAGCCTCACGTTGGACCTGTTCGCCGTGCTGCTGGGCGGCGCGGTGGCGCTCCTGCCCATCTACGCGCGCGACGTGCTGCACACCGGGCCCTGGGGCCTGGGCCTGCTGCGCAGCGCTCCGGCCGCGGGGGCCGCGGTGGTGGCGGTGCTGCTCGCCTTCCGTCCGCTGGGCGGCCGTGCCGGGTGGAAGATGTTCGGCGCGGTGGCGGTGTTCGGCGCGGCCACGCTGGTGTTCGGCCTGAGCACGTCCCTGCCCCTGTCGCTCGTGGCGCTCGCCATCGCCGGGGCCGCGGACATGGTGAGCGTGGTGGTGCGCCACACGCTGGAGCTGGTCTCCACGCCAGACGACATGCGGGGCCGCGTGGGCGCGGTGAACACGATGTGCATTGGCGCCTCCAACGAGCTGGGCGAGTTCCGCGCGGGCTCGTTCGCCGAAGGGCTGGGCGCCGTGAACGCCGTGGTGATTGGCGCCGTGGGCACGCTCGTCGTCGTGGGCCTCTGGGCGTGGCTCTTCCCGGAGCTGCGCAACGTGGACCGCCTGGAGTCCGCCGCCTGGCGGCCCCCGCCCGAACCCGCCGACTCCGCGCCCTCCACGGATGAACGGCGCGTGGGGGCGCTGTTGCCTGGGGGGCAACGCCCGGGTCCGCCGCTGTAG
- a CDS encoding isopenicillin N synthase family dioxygenase, whose translation MADTSSIHIPTVDLADLASGEPARLERAAAALREAFGVFGLVFVKNHGVDAAALERFYDAFSTFVALPEAAKRPLGRADLWYQRGWTPPNTEVAVAGNGQPDFKECYFASPTPTDAQSALEFPELYPENIWPPDAPPYFQDGLLTMGRALHEAGLKLLRGSALALKLPEATFTDFCDRAPHVTRALQYLPLGPSQVNTGILWGEEHTDFNLLTLLPGGRFLSPEGRPAPKPDDQSGLYLRTRATADAPQGQMVRGTAPAGCIVAQVGQQLEILTGGTFLATPHVITAPGVPGWQRQSAAHFMHVHTSTVLFPLPGFRTPEAVGNYAPPVLAGTYDIKTLVDIGLAPPAALNKLGYRHYDRLNQMRATS comes from the coding sequence ATGGCGGACACCTCCTCGATCCACATCCCGACGGTCGACCTCGCGGACCTCGCGTCGGGCGAACCGGCCCGCCTCGAGCGGGCCGCGGCGGCACTGCGCGAGGCCTTTGGCGTCTTCGGCCTCGTGTTCGTGAAGAACCACGGCGTGGACGCGGCGGCGCTGGAGCGCTTCTACGACGCGTTCTCCACGTTCGTGGCCCTGCCCGAAGCCGCGAAGCGCCCCCTGGGCCGCGCGGACCTCTGGTACCAGCGCGGCTGGACGCCTCCCAACACGGAGGTCGCCGTCGCCGGCAACGGGCAGCCGGACTTCAAGGAGTGCTACTTCGCGTCGCCCACGCCCACCGACGCGCAGTCCGCGCTGGAGTTCCCGGAGCTGTACCCGGAGAACATCTGGCCCCCGGACGCGCCGCCGTACTTCCAGGACGGCCTGCTCACCATGGGCCGCGCGCTGCACGAGGCCGGCCTCAAGCTGCTGCGCGGCTCCGCCCTGGCGCTGAAGCTGCCGGAGGCCACCTTCACCGACTTCTGCGACAGGGCGCCCCACGTCACGCGCGCCCTCCAGTACCTGCCCCTGGGGCCGTCGCAGGTGAACACCGGCATCCTCTGGGGCGAGGAGCACACCGACTTCAACCTGCTGACGCTGCTGCCCGGCGGCCGGTTCCTGAGCCCCGAGGGCCGTCCAGCGCCGAAGCCGGATGACCAGAGCGGGCTGTACCTGCGCACGCGCGCGACGGCGGACGCGCCGCAGGGCCAGATGGTGCGCGGCACCGCGCCCGCGGGCTGCATCGTGGCGCAGGTGGGCCAGCAGCTGGAGATCCTCACCGGCGGCACCTTCCTCGCCACGCCGCACGTCATCACCGCGCCGGGCGTGCCCGGGTGGCAGCGCCAGTCCGCCGCGCACTTCATGCACGTGCACACCAGCACGGTGCTCTTCCCGCTGCCGGGCTTCCGCACGCCGGAGGCGGTGGGCAACTACGCGCCCCCGGTGCTCGCGGGCACGTACGACATCAAGACGCTGGTGGACATCGGCCTCGCGCCGCCCGCCGCGCTCAACAAGCTGGGCTACCGCCACTACGACCGGCTCAACCAGATGCGCGCCACCTCGTAG
- a CDS encoding protease: MGLGRKNLAWLAVLSAASVTACTPKPAEQPAQQAPVAAAPPTSPPPTSPPPTPEPAAVTTPNLECALSAPAKARVGEPVEVLFTLTNRSAQPLWVLKWQTPLEGILGTVFQVTRDGTEVEYQGPMVKRAAPSASSYEAIAPGATAQNRVEVTQAYDFKKPGTYRITFRDELMDVATRQEDVPRPGGDYKSTPVTCAPVDVTLTAR; encoded by the coding sequence ATGGGGCTGGGACGAAAGAACCTCGCATGGCTCGCGGTGCTGTCCGCCGCCAGCGTCACCGCCTGTACCCCGAAGCCCGCGGAGCAGCCCGCGCAGCAGGCCCCCGTCGCCGCGGCCCCGCCGACCTCGCCTCCGCCCACCTCGCCCCCGCCCACCCCGGAGCCCGCCGCCGTGACGACCCCGAACCTGGAATGCGCCCTGAGCGCTCCCGCCAAGGCCCGCGTGGGCGAGCCGGTGGAGGTGCTGTTCACGCTCACCAACCGCTCCGCGCAGCCGCTCTGGGTGCTGAAGTGGCAGACGCCGCTGGAGGGCATCCTGGGCACCGTATTTCAGGTCACCCGCGACGGGACGGAGGTGGAGTACCAGGGCCCCATGGTGAAGCGCGCCGCGCCCTCCGCCTCCAGCTACGAGGCCATCGCCCCGGGCGCGACGGCCCAGAACCGCGTGGAGGTGACGCAGGCGTATGACTTCAAGAAGCCGGGCACCTACCGCATCACCTTCCGCGACGAATTGATGGACGTCGCCACGCGCCAGGAGGACGTGCCCCGGCCGGGCGGCGACTACAAGTCCACCCCGGTGACGTGCGCCCCGGTGGACGTGACGCTCACCGCACGCTGA